From Thamnophis elegans isolate rThaEle1 chromosome 12, rThaEle1.pri, whole genome shotgun sequence, one genomic window encodes:
- the QPCTL gene encoding glutaminyl-peptide cyclotransferase-like protein translates to MRRGARRNRAGGGLPDGRGAGEIGGLSAAPKRRPILRFLRSWALPLGMLVAASAALGLFLLRSKEPAGGHRAEPGSQLIHKPRGLSSSQLKHLTAQLDLQRLWKTYLQPMLVERYPGSQGNLRIRQFIVERLKVLKASWHVELDAFEDRTPHGTVSFANVVATLDTAATWRLVFACHYDSKYFPRDRHGRVFVGATDSAVPCAILLELVTALDNRLLKAKEQASKITLQLLFFDGEEAFREWSETDSLYGSRHLAEHMGRTPHHLGITHLQAISLFVLLDLLGAPQPSFQNHFLATSGWFERLISIEKRLHRLGLLRSHPQEQLYFHRESSYGSVEDDHAPFLRKGVPVLHLIATPFPRVWHTLEDTEANLDRPTVENLSKILATFLAEYLGL, encoded by the exons ATGCGGAGAGGGGCGCGCAGGAACCGGGCGGGCGGGGGGCTGCCCGATGGCCGCGGGGCGGGGGAGATCGGGGGTCTCTCGGCGGCCCCCAAGCGGCGCCCGATCCTGCGCTTCCTCCGGAGCTGGGCGCTCCCGCTGGGGATGCTGGTGGCGGCCAGCGCCGCGCTGGGACTCTTCCTCCTCCGGAGCAAGGAGCCGGCAGGCGGGCACCGGGCAGAGCCGGGCAGCCAG CTGATCCATAAACCCCGAGGTTTGTCCAGCAGCCAGTTAAAACACCTGACCGCCCAGCTGGATTTGCAACGCCTCTGGAAGACTTACCTGCAGCCCATGCTGGTGGAGAGGTATCCCGGCAGCCAGGGCAACCTCAGGATCCGGCAG TTCATTGTGGAACGGTTGAAAGTCCTGAAGGCTTCTTGGCACGTGGAATTAGATGCTTTCGAGGACCGCACCCCGCATGGCACAGTCAGCTTTGCCAACGTGGTAGCCACGCTTGACACCGCGGCCACCTGGCGCCTGGTCTTCGCCTGCCACTACGACTCCAAATACTTCCCCCGAGACAGACACGGACGGGTTTTTGTGGGCGCCACCGATTCGGCCGTGCCCTGCGCCATCCTGCTGGAGCTGGTCACGGCGCTGGACAACCGGCTCCTGAAGGCCAAAGAGCAG GCTTCGAAAATAaccctccagctgctcttcttcgATGGGGAAGAAGCTTTCCGCGAGTGGAGTGAGACAGATTCCCTCTATGGGTCCCGTCACCTGGCTGAACACATGGGCAGGACACCCCATCACCTGGGTATCACTCACCTCCAGGCGAta TCTCTCTTCGTTTTGCTGGATCTGCTAGGCGCCCCCCAGCCCTCCTTCCAGAATCACTTCCTCGCAACGTCCGGTTGGTTCGAGCGGCTGATCAGCATCG AAAAACGGCTGCACCGTCTCGGGCTGCTCCGCTCCCACCCGCAAGAACAGCTGTATTTCCACAGAGAGTCGTCCTACGGCTCGGTCGAAGATGACCACGCACCCTTCCTCAGGAAAG GCGTTCCGGTCCTCCACCTCATCGCCACCCCGTTCCCCAGGGTCTGGCACACGCTGGAGGACACCGAAGCCAACCTGGACCGCCCGACCGTTGAGAACTTGAGTAAAATCCTGGCTACCTTCCTGGCGGAATATCTGGGCCTCTAA